A genomic stretch from Colwellia sp. Arc7-635 includes:
- a CDS encoding PEP-CTERM sorting domain-containing protein encodes MKFKFLNKALTGLVFSAGCLVSVANAGIIYSNDFESGSTAAQFTVSNSVVTAPNGESYIGPLNKGETPTLSLDNLATHSSITIDFDIYGLRSLDGTTNQDYFQFFIDGSSQFIDFYGHSNGQIVGPTTGQLVSHESTAFGHGYFYGGASTYHYSITYTHVASSINFGFKASTDQSWSDEAFGLDNVVVSDNRTLSAATSVPEPSTLAIFALAIMGFASRKFKKQS; translated from the coding sequence ATGAAATTTAAATTTTTAAATAAAGCGTTAACTGGATTGGTGTTTTCAGCCGGTTGTCTGGTAAGTGTCGCTAATGCCGGTATTATTTATTCTAATGACTTTGAGTCTGGCTCAACAGCTGCACAGTTTACCGTTTCTAATAGCGTGGTTACAGCTCCTAATGGCGAAAGTTACATTGGTCCTTTAAACAAAGGTGAAACACCAACATTGAGCTTGGACAACCTTGCGACACATTCATCAATAACCATTGATTTTGATATCTATGGCCTAAGAAGTCTTGATGGTACTACTAACCAAGATTACTTTCAGTTCTTTATTGATGGTTCATCACAGTTTATTGATTTTTATGGTCATTCTAATGGTCAAATTGTAGGTCCAACAACTGGACAGTTAGTTTCACATGAAAGTACTGCCTTTGGTCATGGTTACTTCTATGGAGGGGCTAGTACTTACCATTATTCGATAACTTATACGCACGTAGCTTCATCAATCAATTTTGGTTTTAAAGCTAGTACGGACCAATCTTGGAGCGATGAAGCTTTCGGACTAGACAACGTTGTTGTTAGTGATAATCGTACTCTTAGTGCTGCGACCTCTGTTCCTGAACCATCAACTCTTGCAATATTTGCATTAGCTATTATGGGTTTCGCATCACGAAAGTTTAAAAAACAGTCTTAA
- a CDS encoding HlyD family secretion protein: MTPDEKFSHYVKLSLIGFVLIFVYYLIADIYLPVTPQARVYHPVVQISPQINGRVTKVLVSNNQRVKAGDVLFNIDQGPYSLAFEQAQLMLDDAKLQNKRLDTNVKAIEANISAAKAKQHEQQLLKNRGEKLYQQNSISEQALESIRANFEASKASEAALEAQLAEAVLARGELGKENLAMRHAGNTLAQAELNLSYTQVRALSDGIVTNLQLLDGAYAVAGKPLLAIVAKKADLVADFREKSLLNMKEGSLAKVVFDSRPGEVYDAKILTFEAGVSNGQLSANGLLSTTETSNRWVRDAQRQRIHLKLIDDATLITNMPSGARATVQLLPESTIGQWFGAAQIRFISWLHYIY, from the coding sequence ATGACTCCTGATGAAAAGTTTTCGCACTATGTAAAGCTCTCCCTTATCGGCTTTGTGCTCATTTTTGTTTATTACTTGATCGCCGATATTTATTTACCGGTCACACCACAAGCACGTGTTTATCATCCTGTAGTACAAATATCACCACAAATTAATGGTCGAGTTACTAAGGTGTTAGTAAGTAACAACCAACGAGTAAAGGCTGGTGATGTTTTATTTAATATAGATCAAGGTCCATACAGCTTAGCGTTCGAGCAAGCTCAGTTAATGCTTGATGATGCTAAGTTGCAAAATAAACGTCTCGATACCAATGTTAAAGCGATTGAAGCGAATATAAGTGCAGCGAAAGCGAAGCAACATGAACAACAGCTTTTAAAAAACCGTGGAGAAAAACTCTATCAACAAAACTCGATATCAGAGCAAGCACTTGAAAGTATTCGTGCTAATTTTGAAGCAAGTAAAGCCAGTGAAGCGGCATTAGAAGCCCAATTAGCTGAAGCTGTTTTAGCACGTGGTGAATTGGGTAAAGAAAATTTAGCGATGCGACATGCGGGTAATACGCTTGCTCAAGCAGAGCTTAACTTGTCTTACACGCAAGTACGTGCTCTCAGTGACGGAATTGTTACTAATTTACAATTACTTGATGGTGCATATGCTGTAGCAGGTAAACCTTTACTCGCTATTGTGGCTAAAAAAGCAGATTTAGTTGCAGATTTTAGAGAGAAGTCATTACTTAATATGAAAGAGGGGAGTTTGGCTAAAGTCGTTTTTGATAGTCGCCCAGGTGAAGTCTATGACGCGAAAATTTTAACTTTTGAGGCTGGCGTAAGTAATGGTCAATTAAGTGCGAATGGTTTACTAAGTACAACGGAAACCAGTAATCGTTGGGTCCGAGACGCTCAACGCCAACGTATTCATTTAAAACTTATTGATGATGCAACACTGATCACTAATATGCCAAGTGGCGCACGCGCTACGGTGCAGTTATTACCTGAGTCAACTATTGGTCAGTGGTTTGGTGCTGCGCAGATCAGGTTTATTAGTTGGTTACATTACATTTATTAG
- a CDS encoding MarR family transcriptional regulator translates to MSAELPFYETLDLTLCGNMGRVHRLCREVVTIAVEPLGLTQSRWTALMHINMLQEGVTQLALAHSLGIEMPSLTRTIKQLEEQLLITRCVDEHDKRSKKIYFTEQGRTILHSLKEKITDVKNQLYNGLSHEQLDAMAHGLIRMEQNAQNCIKHKVKNKVNK, encoded by the coding sequence ATGAGTGCAGAACTTCCATTTTATGAAACTTTAGACCTAACGTTGTGTGGCAATATGGGGCGTGTACATCGTTTGTGCCGTGAAGTTGTGACCATTGCCGTTGAACCTCTTGGTTTAACACAATCTCGTTGGACCGCTTTAATGCATATAAATATGCTGCAAGAAGGGGTTACACAACTGGCATTAGCCCACAGTTTAGGTATAGAAATGCCTTCACTGACACGCACAATTAAGCAGTTAGAAGAGCAGTTGTTGATCACCCGATGTGTTGATGAGCATGATAAACGTAGTAAAAAAATCTATTTTACCGAGCAAGGACGTACCATTTTGCACTCGTTAAAAGAGAAAATCACCGATGTTAAAAATCAACTCTATAATGGATTAAGTCATGAGCAATTAGACGCAATGGCTCATGGCTTAATTCGAATGGAGCAAAACGCACAAAACTGTATTAAGCATAAAGTTAAAAACAAGGTAAATAAATGA
- a CDS encoding LiaF domain-containing protein: MSVILEDRPIEQVREETIDQLIFNYSHGVISAAAFERRLDQAMNSESHQEIVKLVADLTLKADTAYSDKKEHQFTPSYATASSDETLNLKSILSNVEHSGQWCVPKVIVINNILGEATLDFTDAIFQHQNVTIKLNCILGSNKIYVPENINVVCKSFGIISSIENKAPSMASRQAPIITIEGKVVLGSLNVSIKRTIKEKFITFANNLKTAFDGDK, encoded by the coding sequence ATGTCAGTAATTCTTGAAGACCGCCCAATTGAGCAAGTACGTGAAGAAACCATAGACCAATTAATATTCAACTACAGCCACGGTGTAATTTCCGCGGCAGCCTTTGAACGTCGATTAGATCAAGCGATGAATAGCGAATCACATCAAGAAATTGTCAAACTTGTTGCCGATTTAACATTAAAAGCAGATACCGCTTATAGCGATAAGAAAGAGCATCAGTTTACCCCTAGTTATGCCACTGCTAGTAGTGACGAAACCTTAAACTTGAAAAGTATTTTAAGTAACGTAGAGCACAGCGGTCAATGGTGTGTTCCTAAAGTTATTGTTATAAATAACATTTTAGGTGAAGCAACACTCGACTTTACCGACGCAATATTTCAACATCAAAACGTGACCATTAAATTAAACTGTATTTTAGGTAGCAATAAAATTTATGTGCCTGAAAATATTAATGTTGTCTGCAAAAGCTTTGGCATTATCAGTAGCATAGAGAACAAAGCCCCTTCTATGGCATCAAGACAAGCCCCCATTATTACCATAGAAGGTAAAGTGGTATTGGGGTCACTTAATGTTTCGATTAAACGCACCATTAAAGAAAAGTTTATAACCTTTGCTAATAACTTAAAAACCGCTTTTGATGGTGATAAGTAG
- a CDS encoding DUF2955 domain-containing protein, translating into MTKVISSVPQLDANGLRQALRIAGGCTIGFTISKLMNWPYGIFFTIYPMLLLGMVPTLSRSVIKQFFASAAFSAFMVLIIQGLFSHLPVIITLAAFLAFCFLFHKMSNGSAFLFGALGVVSLSIQLHFSSHITQSGSIYPLILSNGLAIFLTMVIAALMHGIFPDVAARAARVMPAKTKESIRHEVLLCATVATLSFVVFQILDLQDSISAQAASVLILFSLCWKAAGMAGWHRAIGTLIGCNAALLSQLFLYNHSEFLLFPVFILWILSFVFARFHILGGGAPGIGFGVLTTFGILFGQSLGPGQGLIYSALYRFSSVSVAIILSLCAVYVMHHLLNRFSVTRHHTYD; encoded by the coding sequence ATGACTAAAGTTATTAGCTCAGTGCCGCAATTAGACGCTAATGGCCTGCGCCAAGCCCTACGAATAGCAGGAGGCTGCACAATTGGGTTTACCATAAGTAAATTGATGAATTGGCCATACGGTATATTTTTTACCATATACCCTATGCTGCTACTCGGTATGGTGCCAACGTTAAGCCGAAGTGTTATAAAACAGTTTTTTGCTTCTGCAGCATTTAGTGCATTTATGGTATTGATAATACAAGGTTTGTTTTCGCATTTACCTGTAATCATCACGTTAGCTGCATTTTTAGCTTTTTGTTTTCTATTTCATAAAATGAGTAATGGTAGTGCTTTTTTATTCGGTGCTTTAGGGGTTGTTAGTTTATCTATTCAACTGCACTTCTCTAGCCATATCACTCAAAGTGGTAGTATTTATCCGCTTATTTTAAGTAATGGTTTAGCTATTTTTCTCACCATGGTTATTGCTGCACTTATGCATGGAATATTTCCTGATGTTGCCGCACGGGCAGCTCGAGTTATGCCAGCTAAAACAAAAGAAAGTATTCGCCATGAAGTATTATTATGTGCAACGGTTGCTACGCTTTCATTTGTAGTTTTTCAGATATTAGATTTGCAAGATTCTATTTCGGCACAAGCAGCATCTGTGCTCATTTTGTTTTCATTGTGCTGGAAGGCTGCGGGAATGGCGGGGTGGCATCGTGCCATTGGCACCTTAATTGGTTGTAATGCTGCGCTTTTATCACAACTTTTTTTATATAATCACAGTGAGTTTTTACTCTTTCCTGTTTTTATCCTCTGGATTTTATCGTTTGTTTTTGCTCGCTTTCACATTTTGGGCGGTGGCGCACCAGGCATTGGTTTTGGGGTATTAACCACTTTTGGTATTTTGTTTGGACAATCTTTGGGTCCAGGGCAGGGCTTAATTTATAGTGCGCTATATCGCTTTAGTTCAGTATCGGTTGCGATCATTTTAAGTTTATGTGCGGTATATGTTATGCACCATTTACTTAACCGTTTTAGCGTCACACGCCATCATACTTATGATTAA
- a CDS encoding transporter substrate-binding domain-containing protein has product MCVSHFPPHQIILPGQIPTGENIVATPHFFNKLGFTIRFTQNNSFWRCLGMLKAGKVDIMSGLLDAPERRGFAYLLPYSSLATKSIYVNKNGPKISKFSDLKGLKVAVLKDIKQFKQFDNAPADYFEKVYVNDMLAAFRVLAAGKVDVVVSTDFSELDKFRKQIMQEIKEVTIDLDETALLFIGLSKKSKVAHLEPKFAEVSKEMYENNEFKQIINEFKVNNPEHYN; this is encoded by the coding sequence ATGTGTGTTTCTCATTTCCCACCACACCAGATAATATTACCGGGTCAAATACCTACTGGCGAAAATATTGTAGCAACACCCCATTTTTTCAATAAATTGGGCTTTACTATCCGCTTTACACAAAACAATTCTTTTTGGCGATGTTTAGGCATGTTGAAAGCAGGAAAAGTGGATATTATGTCTGGTTTGTTAGATGCACCAGAGCGACGAGGTTTCGCCTATTTACTTCCTTATAGCTCATTAGCAACAAAGTCTATTTATGTTAATAAAAATGGCCCTAAGATAAGTAAGTTTTCGGATCTTAAAGGTCTAAAAGTAGCGGTACTAAAAGATATAAAACAGTTTAAACAATTTGATAATGCGCCTGCTGATTACTTTGAAAAAGTTTATGTAAATGACATGCTCGCAGCCTTTAGAGTATTAGCAGCAGGTAAAGTTGATGTTGTCGTTTCAACTGACTTTAGCGAGCTAGATAAATTCAGAAAGCAAATAATGCAAGAAATTAAAGAGGTCACAATCGATTTAGATGAAACGGCTTTATTATTTATAGGCCTATCAAAAAAATCTAAAGTTGCCCACCTTGAACCAAAATTTGCAGAGGTATCGAAAGAAATGTATGAAAATAATGAATTTAAGCAAATTATCAATGAGTTTAAAGTAAATAACCCTGAACATTATAATTGA
- a CDS encoding MarR family transcriptional regulator produces the protein MSSEQLKLENQLCHRLYMASNSIIRAYREPLSELNITYPQYVVMMALWEKDKITIAELLEKTLIDGGAMTQILKKMAEKGLLEVIKDVDDKRKRLIKLLPAGKELKAKAENIPNEISCKFKSIDSAQAKQLMLLLDLVVNDLSY, from the coding sequence ATGTCATCTGAACAATTAAAACTCGAAAATCAGCTGTGTCATCGATTATATATGGCGTCAAACAGTATTATTCGTGCCTACCGTGAACCCCTAAGTGAGTTAAATATTACCTACCCACAGTATGTCGTCATGATGGCATTGTGGGAAAAAGACAAAATAACTATCGCAGAGCTGTTAGAAAAAACTCTAATCGATGGCGGTGCAATGACACAAATTTTAAAGAAAATGGCTGAAAAGGGGCTATTAGAGGTCATTAAAGATGTAGACGATAAACGCAAACGACTTATCAAGTTATTGCCAGCAGGTAAGGAATTAAAAGCAAAAGCAGAAAATATACCTAATGAAATAAGCTGTAAATTCAAGAGTATTGATAGCGCGCAAGCTAAGCAGCTTATGCTATTACTTGATTTAGTTGTTAACGACTTGTCCTATTAG
- a CDS encoding organic hydroperoxide resistance protein, which produces MNVLQNTAYTAKATATGGREGTAKSDDGRLDLTLSTPKGLGGDDGQGTNPEQLFAAGYAACFIGALKFVAAEEKSSLPKDTYINSEVSIGAIDGGFGIAVKLAISLGDMDKAEAQIMVDKAHQVCPYSNATRGNVEVVLSLI; this is translated from the coding sequence ATGAACGTATTACAAAACACGGCTTATACCGCTAAAGCGACAGCAACAGGTGGCCGCGAAGGTACAGCAAAATCAGACGATGGTCGTTTAGACCTTACATTATCTACGCCAAAAGGCTTAGGCGGTGATGATGGACAAGGCACGAACCCTGAGCAATTATTTGCCGCAGGTTATGCCGCTTGTTTTATTGGTGCACTTAAATTCGTTGCTGCTGAAGAAAAAAGTAGCCTGCCTAAAGATACATATATTAATTCAGAAGTGTCAATTGGCGCTATTGATGGCGGTTTTGGTATCGCGGTTAAACTTGCTATATCGCTAGGTGATATGGATAAAGCTGAAGCACAAATTATGGTCGATAAAGCCCATCAAGTATGCCCTTACTCAAATGCTACTCGTGGCAATGTTGAAGTCGTACTTTCGCTAATTTAA